Within the Opitutaceae bacterium TAV5 genome, the region CGGGGGGGGAGTTGGCGAAGGCCTGCCCTCCCCGCCGGAATGATCTCTGCCATATCCGGGGACAGGGAAACTCCCGGCCCTGACGGTGCGAAACGTCGTCCGCAGGAGCCCTCGCCGGCCCTCCGCCCGGCACACAGACGTGAACCGGCGCTTGACAGCCCGACAATAAAGTAACAATCTCGGTTACATTAAAGATGAGTGGCAATTCCAGATTCGCCGTCAGCGTGCATGTGCTCGCCTACCTCGCCTACAAGGCGGGCCCGTCGGTCACATCCGCCGAGATCGCGTCGAGTGTCGACACCAATCCGGTCGTCATCCGCCGGCTGCTCTCCGCCCTGGCAAAGGCTCGTCTGGTGGTCGCGCACAAAGGCGCTTCGGGCGGTTTCAGCCTGACCAGCGCACCGGCCAACATCACCTTGCTCGATATTCATCGCGCCGTTGAACCGCAACCCGACCACAGCCTCGCGCGCTTTGCTCCCAACCACAAGTGCCCCGTCGGCGCGCGCATCGAAACCATCCTTCGCACCGCCTTCTTCAAGGCGCAGGCCGGCATGGAAGCCGAACTCGCCCGCATCTCGCTCGACGACATTCTCCAGCAGCTCAAATCCGTCTGCACAGGCAAGCACTGACATTTTTTTGAGCAGAAATGTAACCATTTCTGTTTCATTAAAACCCAACCAACATCCATCCATCGTCATCATGAATACCAACACCACCACTCCCGTCCTCCTCCACATCGACGCCAGCCCGCGTGGCGAGCGCTCGCACAGCCGCCGGCTCGGCCGCGACTTCAACGCCGCATGGCAATCGGCCCATCCCGAAGGCCGCATCGTCAACCGCGATCTCGGCCACGAGCCGCCGCCTTTTGTAACCGAAGCCTGGGTCGAAGGCGCCTTCACCGCTCCCGCTGGACATTCGCCCGGCGCACGCGAGGCGATCCTCAAATCCGACGCGCTGGTCGACGAACTGCTCGCCGCCTCCGAAATCGTGATCACCACGCCGATCTATAATCTTTCCCTCCCCGCCGTCCTCAAGGCATGGATCGACCAGATCGTGCGCGTCGGCCGTACCTTTTCGATGGGGTCCGATGGCTACAAGGGCCACGCCAAAGCCCGGCGCGTTACCATCATCGTCGCCAGCGGCAGCGACTTCCGTCCCGACGGACCGAACGGCTCGTACAATTTCATCGAGCCCTACCTGCGCGGCGTCCTTGGCTTCATCGGGCTCACCGATGTGCAGTTCATCTACGCGCACAGCCTCAACGACGGCAATCCGCAGCGCGAAGCCTCGCTGGCCGAGGCGCAGGCCGCCGTGCAACAGCTTGCCGCAGCCTGATTGCGGAAACGTCGCACGCTTGCCCTCGCCCGCCAGATGTCATCCGCTGGCGGGCGATGTCGTTCTACGCCGATCTGCACATCCACTCCAAATACTCCCGCGCCACCAGCGGGGACCTCGATTTCTACCACCTCGCGCTCTGGGCAAAGAAAAAGGGCATCCGCGTCGTCGGCACCGGTGATTTCACCCATCCCGCCTGGATGGCCGCGATCAAGGACGAACTCGTGCCCGCCGAACCCGGCCTCTTCCGCCTGCGCGACGATCTCGAAGCCGCCGTCAACGCCGGAATCGGCCCGTGCGCCGCCGCAGCCGCGCCGGTCCGCTTCCTCCTCGAGGTGGAAATCTCCACCATCTACAAACAGGGCGACAAGGTCCGCAAGGTTCACCACCTCCTCTACGCGCCCGACATCGCCAGCGCCGAACGCATGACGGGCCGCCTCGCTCGCATCGGCAACCTCGCCTCCGACGGCCGCCCCATCCTCGGCCTCAACTCCCGCGACCTGCTCGAAATCTGCCTGAGCGCCGGCGAAGGCTGTTACCTCATCCCGGCCCACATCTGGACGCCGTGGTTCAGCGTCTTCGGTTCCAAGTCCGGTTTCGACCGCCTGGAGGAATGCTATGGCGACCTCTCCTCCCACATCTTCGCGCTCGAAACCGGCCTTTCCTCCGATCCGGCCATGAACTGGCAGCTCTCGATGCTCGACGGTTATCAACTCGTATCCAGTTCCGACGCACACTCGCCCGGCAACCTCGGACGCGAAGCCAGCCGTTTCGACTGTGCGATGGATTATTTCGCCATCCGCGACGCCCTCGCCACCGGCCGCGGCTACGCCGGCTCGGTCGAATTTTTCCCCGAGGAAGGCAAGTACCACATGGACGGCCACCGCGCCTGCAACTTTCGCTGCGAGCCGGAGGAATCGCGCCGCCTCGGCGGCAAATGCCCCGTCTGCGGTGCGCCGCTCACGCTCGGCGTGCACTACCGCGTGCTCGAACTCGCCGATCGCGCCGAACCGCAAAAACCCGCCGGGGCCGCGCCCTTCCGCAGTTTCATCCCGCTGCCCGAAGTGCTGGGGGAAATCCACGGAACCGGCTCCAAAAGCAAAACCGTGCGCACCGCCTGGGAGCAAGCCATCGCCCGTCTCGGTCCCGAACTCGACGTGCTCGGCGACCTGCCCGTTGACGAAATCGGCCGCGCCACCTCGCCGCTCCTGGCGGAGGCGATCCGCCGCATGCGCGCCGGCGAGGTCATCCGCGAAGGCGGCTTCGACGGCGAGTACGGCGTCATCCGCGTCTTCAAACCCGGAGAAGTCGAAGCCACCCAATCTGTCGGCGTGCTCTTCGACCTGCCCGAGCCGGTGAAACCGAGAAAAAGTGGCGCGGGCGTCTCGCCCGCAACTCCGTGGCCCGGGCTTCCAGCCCGCGATTCCGAAGCGGGCGGGACGCCCGTGCCCCATGATCGGGAGGCCTGTGCCCCATCAGAGGCAGGGATACCCATCGCACATTCCCCGTCCCCCCACCCCCTTCTCGCCGGCCTCGACCCCGACCAGCGCGCCGCCGCCTCCATCGTCTCCGGCCCCCTTCTCATCATCGCCGGTCCCGGCACCGGCAAGACCCGCACGCTCACCCATCGCATCGCGCACCTGATCGCCGACCATGACGTGCCACCCGAATCCTGCCTCGCCATCACCTTCACCCGCCGCGCCGCCGGCGAAATGCGCGAACGCCTCCAACACCTCCTCCCCGACGGACGCGGCGCCCGCGTCCCGGTGACGACTTTCCACGCCCTCGGCCTCACCATTCTCCGCGAGCAACAGGCCAGACTCGGTCTCGGCGCCCCGCTCCGCGTCGCCGGCGAACGCGAGGCACTCGACCTCGCCCGCGAAATCCTCGGTGTCTCCGCCGCCGACGCCCGCCGCCTGCTTGCCGACCGCGCCGCCATTCCCGCCGCCTGGACGCAGGCCATGCGCGCCCGCGGGCTCGTGGATTTCGACGACCTCATCGCGCTCACGGTCGATCTCCTCGCCGCCGATCCCGAACTCGCCGCACATTACCGCGCCCGCTGGCCGCACCTCTCCATCGACGAGTATCAGGACGTGGACGAACGCCAGTATCAGTTAGTCAACTACCTGACAGACGTGGCGCGGGCGTCCCGCCCGCATTCGGAAGGAGAAAGCGCACCGGACGCCCGCGCCACATCACCCGCCTCCAGCCTCTGCGCCATCGGCGACCCCGACCAGGCGATCTACGGCTTCCGCGGCACCGATGTCCGCTTTTTCCAGCAATTCCGGACCGATCATCCCGGCGCGCACGTCGTGCAGCTCACGCGTAACTACCGCTCCGCCCGCCTCATCGTCGAAGCCGCCTTGCAGGCCGTCGCGCCCACCACGCTCGTGCGCGACCGCGCCCTGCACGCGCAGAACGCCGACGCCACCCGTCTCACGCTGCGCGAGTGCGGCACCGACCGCGCCGAGGCCGAATTTGTCGTCGAAACCATCGAACGCCTCCTCGGCGGCACCAGCCTCACCTCCTTCGACACCGGCCGCGCCAGCGGCACCGTCGCGCCGACGCACTACGCCTTCAACGATATCGCCATCCTCTACCGCACCGACGCACAAACCCCGTCGCTCGTCGAGGCGCTCGCCCGCTCCGGCATTCCCTTCCAGAAACGCGCCCACGGCCCGCTCTCCGCGCACGCCACCGTGCAGGCACTCGTCACCCGAATCAAGACCCTCCCGCCCGACGCCCCGTTGGCCGAACGCCTCGCGCAGGCCTCGACCGCGCTCGCGCTCGCCGACCAACCCGACGCCGACCTGCGCGCCATCACCGACGCGCTGCGTCCGCTCGCCGAAAAACACGGTGCCGACCTCGACGCCTTCCGGAGCGAACTCGCGCTCGGCGTGGATGTGGACCTGCACGATGCCCGTGCCGAGCGTGTATCGCTGCTCACGCTACACGCCGCCAAGGGTCTTGAGTTCCGCGTCGTCTTTCTCGTCGGCTGCGAAGACGGCCTGCTGCCTCACCGATTCGGCTTCAGCGATACCGACAGCGACGCCGAAGCCGACATCGCCGAAGAGCGCCGCCTGTTTTTTGTGGGCCTCACCCGCGCGAAGGAGCGCCTCTTCCTCACGCACGCCCGCCGCCGCCACTGGCAGGGCGCGTTGCGCGACCGTTATCCGTCGCTCTTCCTGCGCGACATCCGCGATACCCACCTCGACCGCCACCGCGAGGAGCCGCCCGCCGCGCCACGCGCCCGGCAACTGGATCTGTTCTGAGTCGATCAGGAGGCTATCGGCAAATGCAGGATCTGATGAACGCCGACTGGCTGTGGCTATTTGGGGATCAAGGGAATGCGGCCAAACCACCTTCGCCTCTCTCGTCTCCGTAACCGTGATTTGACAGCCAGGAACACAATGAGGCATATTGGGGCATGACCACGACACAGCTCCGCATCCGGGTTCCTGCCGCCCGTGCCAAAAAAGTTCGCCGCATCCTGGAGCGGCTGGGTACCGACACCACTACTACCATCAATATGCTTTTCGCCCAAATCGAGCTGCGAAAAGGGCTGCCGTTCAAGGTGGAACAGACCGATCCCGAAACGGAGGAATTGATGGCCGACCCCAAGGCGCTGGCTGCGATTCGGGCTGCCAAAAGCAGCAAAGGGGGACGTCGCTACACGATGGAAGAAGTGTTTGACTGATGACACCCTGCACGGTCGCGGTACTTGGCGCGGCAAAGGGCTACATCGACTCCTGCGGCCCTGACATAAAAAAGCAATTCAGGATCGCCATTTCCCGGCTGGCACAAGGCAAAGACGGAGACACCCATGCATTTACCGGAGAACTCGACGGTTTTTACCGCCTGCGTGTCGGTTCGCACCGTATCATTTACCGTTATTGTTCCGGGCGCGTCATCGAATGTGTTTATGCCGGCCCGCGCGCTACGGTTTACGATGCCTTTATTCCACCGGGCTAATTGACCATCCCCCCCCGGTCATCTCCGATCCCGTATCGTTTTCCCGTAGCGCCAGGTGCCGCGGATGAGGGTTTCGTGGGCGATTTCCGGGATGCCGGGCTGGTTCGTCTGCATCATCGCCACCAGTTGCTGCACGGCCTGCGCCCCGATGTGGCGCTTGTTTTGCCAGATGCCCGCCCAGTCCGCGCAGTCGTCGTCGAGCGCAAGATGCGCCACACCGATGTCCTCCGGCACCCGCAGGCCGAGACCTGCCAGCCACTCGAGCAGGTTGCGGCGCTGGCCGATGATCACATCCGGCCGTTCACGCTCGATCCAGTCGCGCAACATCGCCTGCGGTTTGGCCTGGTAGTCGCCCTGATTCGGTTTCCGGCTCTCGCTGGCAACCCATTCGGCAAACGGAACCGCATCCGGCAGTCCGTAAATGCTCCTGTAGAGCAAAGGCTCCACCCTCTCCTCCTCCGGGATATTTTTCTGGAAGTAATGCAGCGCGGCCAGATAGGTGTGCTGCGAACGGCGGTGTTCCAGCGTCTGCATGAAAAGTCCGATACGCCGGTAGCCGGTGCGCCGGAGCACCTTGAGCGCGAGCATCAGATTGTAGTGATACGCCTGCGCCACCCGATGCAGGCGGGGAGCGAGCAGCGCGTTTTCAAACGAAATCCCGCAAAACTTTTTCCAGTCGAAAGCCAGATGTGAAACACCGAGCACCGTGGGCGCCGGCGTGATGATCACCCCGCGAATCCCGCGGCTGGTCAGGATCCTCGACATCCGCTGCTCGGTCATCCCCGGCTCGGCCAGCCAGAAATCGTCGAGCCTGTAGCCAAGCGCCGCACACTGCTCCTGCGCCCCCTCGCGATAGGGCGTCAGCCACTTGAGGTCCCGCCAGCACCAGCGTTCGGGCGCGGCATTGAGCCACGCGACGGGTTCGGGAACGCGAACCTTGGCCGCACGCACGCTCGCCATGACAGACGCGATCCGCACGTCCGGCACATAACCCAGCCTGACCGCCGCCTTGCGAACACGCGCGGCCGTGCCGGCACTCACTCTCGGAGCAGAGCGCAACGCCCGCGAAACCGTCATGCACGAAACCCCTGTCTCCTCCGCAATCTTCTTCAAACTGACCGGTTTGGGCGACCCCTTCATAATATCCATGCAACGCCGGGTGTGTTATGTAACGCAAGCTCTCCCTTTCCAAACCGGCAGGTTTCCGGCTTGGTGGGTGCGCCCTCCTGTTTGAGCCAGTCCGCAAGCACTCCTGCATCATGAAACCCGGTTTTACCCGCCCACACCCTTTTCCCCTCCTTCTCCGGCGGGCAGACTCTCTTCGGGCCGCATTTTTCCTCGTCGCCATCTCGTGTGCCGCGCTTGCGTCCGCCCTTCCGGTGGCATTCGCCACCGCCACGCCTCCGGCCAAGGCGACCGCATCGCAGACCCTTGCAACCGACCCGGCCGTAGCCGGCGCCCTGGAGCGCCTGGAAGGTGCGTTCGCTGGCGTTATCCCCTGGGTGCTCAGCCTGGCCGATGAAGACAGCGGCGGCTTCTTCGAGTCAGCCGGCCTGAAAAACGGACTCGAAGACCGCCCCTGGGCGCCCGATATCCAGTCCAGCTTTTTCGCCGTCCAGATTCTGCATGACTCCGGGCAACTGGCCCGGTTGCCGGCCAGCCGGAAGCAGGCAATCGTGCGATTCTTCCAGTCGCGCCAGGACCCGGCCACCGGATTTTTCTCCGACCCTTCGTATCCGGAGATGAAAGACGATACGCGGACGATGGGCCGCGCGCTCATGTTCTCTGTCTCCGCACTCCGCTATCTCGGAGCCCAACCGCTCCATCCATTACCCGGGGAACGGAGCGCCCGGATCGGGGAAAGACCGGCTCTCCGCACCGCCGGGATCGGTCTCTCCTTCATCTTCCCGAAAACTTCGCAGCCGTCGCTTGCACGCAAGACAGCCTCCAGCCCGATCCCCGCTCACCTCGCCACCGACTCCGCCTTCCGCGAGTGGCTTGATGCCCTCCCTTGGGACAATGCATGGACCTCCCTCGACAAGCTCTCCTCGCAAGCCCGCCTCATTCGCGCCCAGGAACCCGTCCGGAAAAACGCCCTCATCGCCGAAGCCCTCCGCAACGTCCGCGCGCGCCAGGACCCCGCTACCGGCCTCGCCGGCGGCGGACGCATCAACATCCGGCTCTCCGGCGCTTTCAAGCTCGTCGCGTTCTGCCGCTCCGTCGGGCAGCCCGTCCCCCTCGCCGACCGTCTCCTCCAGACCACCCTCGACTGGTATCGCGGCCAACCCGAAACAGACGTCATCTTTTTCATCCGCAATGCCTCCGAAATGCTCTCCGTTCTCGTGAAGGAAACCGGGTACACGCTCTCTCCCTTTGAACTCTGCGCCATCATCGACACCTCGCGGATCGAGTTGACCCGTTTCCAATGCCCTGACGGCGCCTTCTCCCGCCGCGTCGGACGCTACACCATTTCCCCCAATGACCTCTACCACCTCCCCGCGCGCGCCGGGCCACAAGGCGACCTGAATGCCACCTCCAGCGCCTGGGCGCTCCGCAAGGCGCTCTGGCAACTGGCCCACGTTCCACCGCCGCTCCTGGCGGTGCCGGCCACGACGGAGAATCCGCCACCTCCGCCACCTGCATCGACCACCTCTTCCCGAACCCCGCCAACACCATGATCTGTCAACACACCCTTCCCCATCCTTTCCGCAATCTCCCGCCACGCGTCGCCGCCAAACGGGGATTCACTCTCATCGAACTCCTCACGGTCATTGCCATCATCGGCATTCTCGCGGCGATCCTCATTCCCACCGTCTCCCAGGTCCGCTCTTCCGCCCGCGCCGCCACCTGCCGCAGCAATCTCCGTCAACTCGGAGTCGCCGGCCTGCTCTACGCCGAAGACAATCGCGGCAAGCTGTTTCCCTACCGCGACGGCAACAACCAGGACAAAGGCTGGAACTGGCTCCTCATGCCCTGGGCCGGAGCCGCGGACAGTCATGGCACGACCGCGCTGCTTCCGGTCTTTCTCTGCCCCGTGCAGCCGGTTGAAGTGAAACCCCAGATCCATTATCCACGCTACACCTACGCCATCAACAATACCCTGGTCGCACCCGATGCGGATGCTCCCGAGCCGCGCCTTGACGCCATCACCGACCGCCAGCACGTCATCTTTTTCGGCGACAGCGGCCAGGTGCCCAAATGGTCGGGCGGCTCCGCCTACGCGTTCAGATGGAATCTTCGCCCCATCCCCTCCGATCCGGAAGGCATTCTCTCCTCAGCCTCCGACCCCGATGTCGATGACGATTCCCAAAACGGCTATTTCCGCTACCGCCACAACGGCCTGAGCCATGCCGTGTTTCTCGACGGCAGCGTGCGCGCTTTCAAGCCCGGCGAGATGCGCAACCGGAACTACTACTGGCCTTACTGAATTTCCCTCTCTCCTCCGCCGGATGTCCGATGCCGGAGCCGATCTCCCCTGCACCATCAACCACCACACACCGCATTCAATGAAAACAATCGTATCCACAACAAAGATACTGACCGGAATCATC harbors:
- a CDS encoding LacI family transcriptional regulator; translated protein: MKGSPKPVSLKKIAEETGVSCMTVSRALRSAPRVSAGTAARVRKAAVRLGYVPDVRIASVMASVRAAKVRVPEPVAWLNAAPERWCWRDLKWLTPYREGAQEQCAALGYRLDDFWLAEPGMTEQRMSRILTSRGIRGVIITPAPTVLGVSHLAFDWKKFCGISFENALLAPRLHRVAQAYHYNLMLALKVLRRTGYRRIGLFMQTLEHRRSQHTYLAALHYFQKNIPEEERVEPLLYRSIYGLPDAVPFAEWVASESRKPNQGDYQAKPQAMLRDWIERERPDVIIGQRRNLLEWLAGLGLRVPEDIGVAHLALDDDCADWAGIWQNKRHIGAQAVQQLVAMMQTNQPGIPEIAHETLIRGTWRYGKTIRDRR
- a CDS encoding N-terminal cleavage protein, translated to MICQHTLPHPFRNLPPRVAAKRGFTLIELLTVIAIIGILAAILIPTVSQVRSSARAATCRSNLRQLGVAGLLYAEDNRGKLFPYRDGNNQDKGWNWLLMPWAGAADSHGTTALLPVFLCPVQPVEVKPQIHYPRYTYAINNTLVAPDADAPEPRLDAITDRQHVIFFGDSGQVPKWSGGSAYAFRWNLRPIPSDPEGILSSASDPDVDDDSQNGYFRYRHNGLSHAVFLDGSVRAFKPGEMRNRNYYWPY
- a CDS encoding Rrf2 family transcriptional regulator; this translates as MSGNSRFAVSVHVLAYLAYKAGPSVTSAEIASSVDTNPVVIRRLLSALAKARLVVAHKGASGGFSLTSAPANITLLDIHRAVEPQPDHSLARFAPNHKCPVGARIETILRTAFFKAQAGMEAELARISLDDILQQLKSVCTGKH
- a CDS encoding XRE family transcriptional regulator; translated protein: MTTTQLRIRVPAARAKKVRRILERLGTDTTTTINMLFAQIELRKGLPFKVEQTDPETEELMADPKALAAIRAAKSSKGGRRYTMEEVFD
- a CDS encoding FMN-dependent NADH-azoreductase; translated protein: MNTNTTTPVLLHIDASPRGERSHSRRLGRDFNAAWQSAHPEGRIVNRDLGHEPPPFVTEAWVEGAFTAPAGHSPGAREAILKSDALVDELLAASEIVITTPIYNLSLPAVLKAWIDQIVRVGRTFSMGSDGYKGHAKARRVTIIVASGSDFRPDGPNGSYNFIEPYLRGVLGFIGLTDVQFIYAHSLNDGNPQREASLAEAQAAVQQLAAA
- a CDS encoding ATPase AAA: MSFYADLHIHSKYSRATSGDLDFYHLALWAKKKGIRVVGTGDFTHPAWMAAIKDELVPAEPGLFRLRDDLEAAVNAGIGPCAAAAAPVRFLLEVEISTIYKQGDKVRKVHHLLYAPDIASAERMTGRLARIGNLASDGRPILGLNSRDLLEICLSAGEGCYLIPAHIWTPWFSVFGSKSGFDRLEECYGDLSSHIFALETGLSSDPAMNWQLSMLDGYQLVSSSDAHSPGNLGREASRFDCAMDYFAIRDALATGRGYAGSVEFFPEEGKYHMDGHRACNFRCEPEESRRLGGKCPVCGAPLTLGVHYRVLELADRAEPQKPAGAAPFRSFIPLPEVLGEIHGTGSKSKTVRTAWEQAIARLGPELDVLGDLPVDEIGRATSPLLAEAIRRMRAGEVIREGGFDGEYGVIRVFKPGEVEATQSVGVLFDLPEPVKPRKSGAGVSPATPWPGLPARDSEAGGTPVPHDREACAPSEAGIPIAHSPSPHPLLAGLDPDQRAAASIVSGPLLIIAGPGTGKTRTLTHRIAHLIADHDVPPESCLAITFTRRAAGEMRERLQHLLPDGRGARVPVTTFHALGLTILREQQARLGLGAPLRVAGEREALDLAREILGVSAADARRLLADRAAIPAAWTQAMRARGLVDFDDLIALTVDLLAADPELAAHYRARWPHLSIDEYQDVDERQYQLVNYLTDVARASRPHSEGESAPDARATSPASSLCAIGDPDQAIYGFRGTDVRFFQQFRTDHPGAHVVQLTRNYRSARLIVEAALQAVAPTTLVRDRALHAQNADATRLTLRECGTDRAEAEFVVETIERLLGGTSLTSFDTGRASGTVAPTHYAFNDIAILYRTDAQTPSLVEALARSGIPFQKRAHGPLSAHATVQALVTRIKTLPPDAPLAERLAQASTALALADQPDADLRAITDALRPLAEKHGADLDAFRSELALGVDVDLHDARAERVSLLTLHAAKGLEFRVVFLVGCEDGLLPHRFGFSDTDSDAEADIAEERRLFFVGLTRAKERLFLTHARRRHWQGALRDRYPSLFLRDIRDTHLDRHREEPPAAPRARQLDLF
- a CDS encoding cytotoxic translational repressor of toxin-antitoxin stability system → MTPCTVAVLGAAKGYIDSCGPDIKKQFRIAISRLAQGKDGDTHAFTGELDGFYRLRVGSHRIIYRYCSGRVIECVYAGPRATVYDAFIPPG